In Malassezia japonica chromosome 2, complete sequence, one DNA window encodes the following:
- a CDS encoding cathepsin D (SECRETED:SignalP(1-20); COG:O; EggNog:ENOG503P3N3; MEROPS:MER0000921): MQLSLKFVTGLLLASSAAFAENANEISLERRNSFISSNNELNVNLFSKHMVQIDHKYKTALNNYKRNIGKDHPLLRLLLGQKRGGPASLDLTDVQNEQLWAGEVTFGGQTFGIDFDTGSADTLVNPSAYNPKKSKSAKNTHESFQASYGDGTTAKGAIYTDSFEIAGLKAKNVAIGHSTTKFIDDQDPSEGISGMAFPSIQTFPKQYKPFFESLKDQKAVSQGVFQFTLKSGKGSTLTLGGVDSSKYTGDVAYTDVDPSQGFWLTDAKINGKGIKAIIDSGSTIISGPTDQVRSVVQGLKGMTPFNQGGTIMYTYDCSQTPSITINVAGKDFKLGKAQTRYGTVQGGKCVLPIAGQDGMPMDAWIVGDTFFQATSIIFDTDKNRMGFAKQA; the protein is encoded by the coding sequence ATGCAACTTAGCCTCAAGTTCGTTACGGGCCTTCTCCTCGCCTCGAGTGCTGCCTTCGCTGAGAACGCGAACGAGATcagcctcgagcgccgcaactCGTTCATCTCGTCCAACAACGAGCTGAACGTCAACCTGTTCTCCAAGCACATGGTCCAGATCGACCACAAGTACAAGACTGCGCTCAACAACTACAAGCGCAACATCGGCAAGGACCACCCTCTTCtccgcctgctcctcggccagAAGCGTGGTGGccccgcctcgctcgaccTGACCGACGTTCAGAACGAGCAGCTCTGGGCTGGTGAGGTCACCTTCGGCGGTCAGACCTTTGGCATTGACTTCGACACTGGCTCGGCGGACACGCTCGTGAACCCCAGCGCCTACAACCCCAAGAAGTCGAAGTCGGCCAAGAACACCCACGAGTCGTTCCAGGCCTCGTACGGTGACGGCACCACTGCCAAGGGTGCTATCTACACCGACAGCTTCGAGATCGCTGGTCTCAAGGCTAAGAACGTCGCCATTGGCCACTCGACCACCAAGTTCATCGACGACCAGGACCCCAGCGAGGGTATCTCGGGTATGGCTTTCCCCTCGATCCAGACCTTCCCCAAGCAGTACAAGCCCTTCTTTGAGTCGCTCAAGGACCAGAAGGCTGTGAGCCAGGGTGTCTTCCAGTTCACCCTCAAGTCCGGCAAGGGCTCGACCCTCACCCTTGGTGGTGTGGACTCGTCCAAGTACACTGGTGACGTTGCTTACACCGACGTTGACCCCAGCCAGGGCTTCTGGCTCACTGACGCCAAGATCAACGGCAAGGGTATCAAGGCCATCATTGACTCGGGCTCGACCATCATCTCGGGTCCCACCGACCAGGTTCGCAGCGTTGTTCAGGGTCTCAAGGGCATGACCCCCTTCAACCAGGGTGGCACTATCATGTACACCTACGACTGCTCGCAGACTCCCAGCATCACCATCAACGTTGCTGGCAAGGACTTcaagctcggcaaggcccAGACCCGCTACGGTACCGTGCAGGGCGGCAAGTGTGTGCTTCCGATTGCTGGTCAGGATGGTATGCCCATGGACGCCTGGATCGTCGGTGACACCTTCTTCCAGGCCACCTCGATCATCTTTGACACCGACAAGAACCGCATGGGCTTCGCCAAGCAGGCTTAA